Proteins encoded in a region of the Mycolicibacterium duvalii genome:
- a CDS encoding thioesterase family protein has product MSDSYYELLDADSEHGERFHATDFVRSTWSAAIQHAAPVSALLVRALQRCEPRDDTRLSRVLVDLLGPVPADGDLWVRARRERSGRQIELFSAEMAAPGPDGRPRPVARASGWRLQTLDTAAITHASAEALRPVAEAISRDMKKDWDPNYVHSLDWRWLTEPLASGAGESWIRPEVDLVKGEAMNPLERLFAVADDANGIGTKLDPREYTFLNTDLVVHIHRMPDGEWVGIRAETNYGPDGVGATIGTLFDERGAVGAIQQSVLVRPRPPKDPPAE; this is encoded by the coding sequence ATGTCGGATTCCTACTACGAACTCCTCGACGCCGACAGCGAGCACGGCGAACGGTTCCACGCCACCGACTTCGTGCGCAGCACCTGGTCGGCGGCGATCCAGCACGCCGCGCCGGTGTCGGCCCTGCTGGTGCGGGCGTTACAGCGCTGCGAGCCGCGGGACGACACCCGGCTGAGCCGGGTGCTGGTCGACCTGCTCGGGCCGGTGCCCGCCGACGGTGACCTGTGGGTGCGGGCCCGGCGGGAACGCTCGGGCAGGCAGATCGAGTTGTTCAGCGCCGAGATGGCCGCGCCGGGACCCGACGGTCGGCCACGCCCGGTGGCGCGGGCGAGCGGATGGCGGTTGCAGACCCTCGACACCGCGGCGATCACCCACGCCTCGGCCGAGGCGCTGCGTCCGGTGGCCGAGGCGATAAGCCGTGACATGAAGAAGGACTGGGACCCCAACTACGTCCACAGTCTGGACTGGCGCTGGCTCACCGAACCGCTCGCATCCGGGGCCGGCGAGTCGTGGATCCGGCCCGAGGTGGATCTGGTCAAAGGTGAGGCGATGAACCCGCTGGAAAGGCTGTTCGCCGTGGCCGACGACGCCAACGGGATCGGCACCAAGCTCGATCCGCGCGAGTACACATTCCTCAACACCGATCTCGTGGTGCACATCCACCGGATGCCGGACGGCGAATGGGTCGGCATCCGCGCCGAGACCAACTACGGACCCGACGGGGTCGGCGCCACGATCGGCACGCTGTTCGACGAACGCGGCGCCGTCGGAGCCATTCAGCAGTCGGTTCTGGTTCGCCCACGGCCGCCGAAAGATCCTCCCGCGGAATAG
- a CDS encoding ferredoxin — MRVSVDLGRCTGHGICETIADEVFEVLDEGSVVIHQPERPEQDRARMQQAVTQCPVAALRLTD, encoded by the coding sequence ATGAGAGTGTCAGTGGATCTGGGCAGATGTACCGGACACGGCATCTGCGAGACGATCGCCGACGAGGTTTTCGAGGTGCTCGACGAGGGTAGCGTGGTGATCCACCAACCCGAACGGCCCGAGCAGGACCGGGCGCGGATGCAACAGGCGGTCACCCAGTGCCCGGTCGCCGCGCTGCGGCTGACCGACTGA
- a CDS encoding TetR/AcrR family transcriptional regulator — protein MPQSSGAVPGPPDADSPDNPTRARILAATAEVLGRNGTAKLSLSDVAAQAGVSRPTLYRYFADKRELLDAFVVWERRLYEQAVAEATSGLPAHERLDAALRIIVEYQLSYPGLRMVDVEPEQVIRRLARVLPLMRDRLQRLCTGPDAALSAATAVRVAISQYLVRSDDSADFLAQLRHAAGVRHPSG, from the coding sequence ATGCCGCAATCGTCGGGTGCCGTTCCCGGGCCGCCCGATGCCGACAGCCCGGACAATCCCACCCGGGCGCGGATTCTGGCGGCAACGGCAGAGGTGCTGGGCCGCAACGGAACCGCCAAGTTATCCCTGTCAGATGTCGCAGCCCAGGCCGGGGTGTCCAGGCCGACGCTGTACCGCTATTTCGCCGACAAGCGCGAGCTGCTCGACGCGTTCGTCGTGTGGGAGCGCCGACTCTACGAGCAGGCGGTCGCCGAGGCAACCAGCGGGCTGCCCGCCCACGAACGACTCGATGCCGCACTGCGCATCATCGTGGAGTATCAACTGTCCTACCCCGGTCTGCGCATGGTCGACGTGGAGCCCGAGCAGGTCATCCGGCGATTGGCCCGGGTGCTCCCGCTGATGCGAGATCGTCTGCAGCGCTTGTGCACCGGCCCCGACGCCGCGTTGTCGGCGGCCACCGCGGTACGGGTGGCGATCTCGCAGTACCTGGTACGCAGTGACGACAGCGCCGACTTCCTGGCCCAGCTGCGACACGCCGCCGGCGTCAGGCACCCCTCCGGGTGA
- a CDS encoding CaiB/BaiF CoA transferase family protein: MAGPLEGVRVVELGVWVAGPAAAGILADWGADVVKIEPPGGDPARTFGRMLGISAAGGVESSGELNPPFELDNRGKRGIVLDLATDEGREHARDLLAEADVFLTNIRAGALRRVGLDFEKVAAANPRLIYGLITGYGATGPDADRPAYDVAAFWARSGLAHLLTRPDDVPPFQRGGMGDHMAGMTLAGAVCAALVARARTGTGQLVTTSLYRQGAYTVSFDLNTFLLTGHSIAIGQRETMANPCMNNYTAGDGRRFWLVGLQGERHWPALCAAVQRLSWLTDERFATGRARAANAAVLIAELDAIFAGKSLDEWAETFAAQPDLFWSPINSLEDVIADEQFHAAGGVVYVPEGDGSSVPMVASPADFHGTPVHIGSVAPTLGQHTEEVLAELAQRTNRSA; the protein is encoded by the coding sequence ATGGCCGGTCCATTGGAAGGCGTCCGTGTCGTCGAGCTGGGTGTGTGGGTCGCCGGCCCGGCGGCGGCTGGGATCCTCGCCGACTGGGGTGCCGACGTCGTCAAGATCGAGCCGCCGGGCGGTGATCCGGCGCGGACCTTCGGTCGCATGCTCGGCATATCTGCCGCCGGCGGGGTCGAGTCGAGCGGCGAGTTGAACCCGCCGTTCGAATTGGACAACCGGGGCAAACGGGGCATCGTGCTGGACCTGGCCACCGACGAGGGGCGGGAGCACGCGCGCGATCTGCTCGCCGAGGCCGACGTCTTCCTGACCAACATCCGCGCGGGTGCGCTGCGCCGCGTCGGCTTGGACTTCGAGAAGGTCGCGGCGGCCAACCCGCGGTTGATCTACGGTTTGATCACCGGCTACGGCGCGACGGGCCCCGATGCCGACCGGCCCGCCTATGACGTGGCGGCGTTCTGGGCTCGCTCGGGCCTGGCTCACCTGCTCACCCGGCCCGACGATGTGCCGCCGTTCCAGCGCGGCGGCATGGGCGACCACATGGCCGGAATGACGCTGGCCGGTGCGGTGTGTGCGGCGCTGGTGGCGCGGGCACGCACCGGCACCGGGCAACTGGTCACCACCTCGCTGTACCGCCAGGGCGCCTACACGGTCAGCTTCGACCTCAACACCTTTCTGCTGACCGGGCATTCGATCGCGATCGGCCAACGGGAGACCATGGCCAACCCGTGCATGAACAACTACACCGCGGGAGACGGGAGGCGGTTCTGGCTCGTCGGACTACAGGGGGAGCGGCACTGGCCGGCACTGTGTGCCGCGGTGCAGCGACTCAGCTGGCTCACTGATGAGAGGTTCGCCACCGGCCGCGCGCGGGCGGCCAACGCCGCGGTGCTGATCGCCGAGTTGGACGCGATCTTCGCCGGCAAGTCGCTCGACGAGTGGGCCGAAACCTTCGCCGCCCAGCCAGATCTGTTCTGGTCGCCGATCAACTCGCTCGAAGACGTGATCGCCGATGAGCAGTTCCATGCGGCCGGAGGAGTGGTGTACGTGCCCGAGGGCGACGGTTCCAGCGTGCCGATGGTGGCCTCGCCGGCCGACTTCCACGGTACGCCTGTGCATATCGGCTCGGTCGCACCGACGCTGGGGCAACACACCGAAGAGGTGCTCGCCGAACTGGCTCAGCGCACGAACCGCTCGGCGTAG
- a CDS encoding phosphotransferase, translating to MSVFADRIAPASGLVSHLARAARRIGTDALIGRARSLPRSAADLDAAALSALTGRAVSSVSVLDADAGTSSRARLELTGHGVPPTVFVKTAAATMPIRLMGELGNLADTETRFYQQLAPALTDVPRAYGAGFDSWTGRFVIVLEDLAATQCEFPDTLHPITVDQAAQVVEVLAAVHATFWNRLPARRGNGPLGWLYSASEDDVSLLTAPLLRSSTRRLAERTDLPLDRGRFINDHYRAVAALIDAPPHTVMHGDAHPGNLYFRDGRAGLLDWQAVRRGHPSRELAYTLVTSMTTQDRIAVQRDLLDVYRQALAAGGGPEIARDELWDRYRKGALYPYVAALITAGMGGMQEETIALKGLDRALEALADLETVALLEKAL from the coding sequence GTGTCAGTTTTCGCCGATCGGATCGCACCCGCCTCGGGTCTGGTCTCCCATCTGGCCCGGGCCGCCCGCCGGATCGGTACGGACGCGTTGATCGGACGCGCGCGGTCGCTACCCCGCTCCGCCGCCGACCTCGACGCTGCGGCGCTGTCCGCGCTGACCGGGCGCGCGGTGAGTTCGGTGTCGGTGCTCGACGCCGATGCCGGCACGTCGTCGCGCGCCCGCCTGGAGCTCACCGGCCACGGTGTTCCTCCCACGGTCTTCGTCAAGACGGCGGCCGCGACGATGCCCATCCGCCTGATGGGCGAGCTGGGCAACCTCGCCGACACCGAGACGCGCTTCTATCAACAGCTTGCCCCCGCGCTGACCGACGTGCCGCGCGCCTATGGAGCCGGATTCGATTCCTGGACAGGGCGTTTCGTCATCGTGCTGGAGGATCTGGCGGCCACGCAGTGTGAGTTCCCGGACACGCTGCATCCGATCACCGTCGATCAGGCCGCGCAGGTCGTCGAGGTCCTGGCTGCGGTGCATGCCACGTTCTGGAACCGGCTGCCCGCGCGGCGCGGCAACGGACCGCTCGGTTGGCTCTACAGCGCGTCGGAGGACGACGTGTCGCTGCTCACCGCGCCGCTGCTGCGGTCGTCGACGCGGCGGCTGGCCGAACGCACGGACCTGCCGCTGGATCGTGGCCGGTTCATCAACGACCACTACCGCGCGGTGGCCGCACTGATCGACGCCCCACCGCACACCGTCATGCACGGCGACGCCCACCCGGGCAACCTCTACTTCCGCGACGGCCGGGCCGGGCTGTTGGACTGGCAGGCGGTGCGGCGCGGCCATCCCAGCCGGGAGCTGGCCTACACCCTGGTCACGAGCATGACGACGCAGGACCGGATCGCCGTGCAGCGCGATCTACTCGACGTGTACCGGCAGGCACTGGCCGCTGGTGGCGGGCCCGAGATCGCCCGCGACGAGTTGTGGGACCGCTACCGCAAGGGCGCGCTGTACCCGTACGTCGCGGCGCTGATCACCGCGGGCATGGGCGGGATGCAGGAAGAGACCATCGCGTTGAAAGGTCTGGACCGCGCGCTGGAGGCGCTCGCCGATCTCGAGACCGTGGCGCTGTTGGAGAAGGCGCTGTGA
- a CDS encoding TetR/AcrR family transcriptional regulator — MNQPVSDRSDTTEDTSTRHRILQATAEVLARSGQTKLSLSEVALQAGVSRPTLYRWFADKQALLEAFGVYEREMFQTGIARATAGLRGSERVDAAMRFIVAYQQSYSGVRLVDIEPEVVIAQLSRIIPTMRAQLEKLLPGPNGAVKAATAIRVAVCHYIVRSDDDDQFLDQLRHAVGIKTS; from the coding sequence GTGAACCAACCCGTATCCGATCGATCCGACACCACTGAGGACACCTCCACCCGGCATCGGATCCTGCAGGCGACGGCCGAGGTGCTCGCCCGCAGCGGCCAGACCAAACTCAGCCTCTCCGAGGTCGCCCTGCAAGCCGGCGTGTCCCGGCCGACGCTGTACCGCTGGTTCGCCGACAAACAGGCCCTACTCGAAGCGTTCGGCGTCTACGAGCGCGAAATGTTCCAGACCGGCATCGCGCGGGCCACCGCCGGGCTGCGCGGTTCGGAGCGCGTCGATGCCGCAATGCGGTTCATCGTCGCCTACCAGCAGTCCTACTCGGGCGTGCGTCTGGTCGACATCGAACCCGAGGTCGTCATCGCCCAGCTCTCCCGCATCATCCCCACCATGCGCGCGCAATTGGAGAAGCTGCTGCCCGGGCCCAACGGCGCGGTCAAGGCTGCCACCGCGATCCGCGTCGCGGTCTGCCACTACATCGTGCGCAGCGATGACGACGACCAATTCCTCGATCAGCTGCGCCACGCAGTCGGAATCAAGACAAGCTAA
- a CDS encoding aldehyde dehydrogenase family protein encodes MTTAQTDTGVLAGDERMLIDGELQTTGSGATFDVIHPASEQIAGQATDGTVEDMGRAVAAARRAFDETDWSRDLEFRHHCLTQLHEALERNKERLRRILITEVGCPVSVTGSQIESPIEEVKHWAEHGRNFDYLVDNGVHDTPLGPARRKIHYEAVGVVGAITPWNVPFYLNIAETVPALMAGNTVVLKPAQLTPWSGSEYGRIVAEETDIPAGVFNVVVSNANEVGAALSADPKVDMITFTGSTATGRAILAAGAPTVKKTLLELGGKSAHIVLDDADFSAALPMAAMMACVMSGQSCILPSRILLPRSRYDEGIETLKTMMENFPVGDPWTPGNMQGPQISEAQRQKVLGLIKSGIDSGARLVTGGGVPENLPVGYYTQPTLLADVDPNSQVAQEEIFGPVLTVTPYDTDDEAIAIANNTIYGLSGEVSSADVDRAFAVACRMRTGNVTINGKSHFGINSPFGGTKQSGLGYRNGEEGYKEYLEAKTIGMPDQ; translated from the coding sequence ATGACGACTGCGCAGACAGATACGGGCGTGCTGGCCGGCGACGAGCGGATGCTGATCGACGGGGAATTGCAGACCACCGGCAGTGGCGCCACGTTCGACGTGATCCATCCGGCCAGCGAGCAGATCGCCGGACAGGCCACCGACGGCACCGTCGAGGACATGGGCCGGGCGGTGGCCGCGGCCCGGCGGGCGTTCGACGAAACCGACTGGTCGCGCGATCTGGAGTTCCGCCATCACTGCCTGACTCAATTGCACGAGGCGCTGGAGCGCAACAAGGAACGGCTGCGCCGCATCCTGATCACCGAGGTCGGCTGCCCGGTGTCGGTGACGGGCAGCCAGATCGAGAGCCCGATCGAGGAGGTCAAGCACTGGGCCGAACACGGCCGCAACTTCGACTATCTGGTCGACAACGGCGTGCACGACACACCACTGGGTCCGGCCCGCCGCAAGATCCACTACGAGGCGGTCGGCGTGGTCGGGGCGATCACGCCGTGGAACGTGCCGTTCTACCTCAACATCGCCGAGACGGTGCCCGCGCTGATGGCCGGCAACACCGTGGTTCTCAAGCCCGCACAGCTCACCCCGTGGTCGGGCAGCGAATACGGCCGCATCGTGGCCGAGGAGACCGACATCCCGGCCGGGGTGTTCAACGTGGTGGTCTCCAACGCCAATGAGGTCGGTGCGGCGCTGTCGGCGGACCCGAAGGTGGACATGATCACCTTCACCGGGTCCACGGCCACCGGCCGTGCGATCCTGGCCGCAGGCGCGCCGACGGTGAAGAAGACCCTGCTGGAGTTGGGTGGCAAGTCGGCCCACATCGTGCTCGACGACGCCGACTTCAGCGCCGCGCTCCCGATGGCGGCGATGATGGCCTGTGTGATGAGCGGGCAGTCCTGCATCCTGCCCAGCCGGATCCTGTTGCCGCGCAGCCGCTATGACGAGGGCATCGAAACGCTCAAGACGATGATGGAGAACTTCCCGGTCGGCGACCCGTGGACCCCGGGCAACATGCAGGGTCCGCAGATCAGCGAAGCCCAGCGCCAGAAGGTGCTCGGACTGATCAAGTCGGGTATCGATTCGGGCGCACGCCTGGTCACCGGAGGCGGGGTCCCGGAGAACCTGCCGGTCGGTTACTACACCCAGCCCACGCTGCTGGCCGATGTCGATCCGAATTCGCAGGTGGCTCAGGAAGAGATCTTCGGCCCGGTGCTCACCGTCACGCCGTACGACACCGACGACGAGGCCATCGCCATCGCCAACAACACCATCTACGGCCTCTCCGGTGAGGTGTCCAGCGCCGACGTCGACCGCGCGTTCGCGGTGGCCTGCCGGATGCGCACCGGCAACGTCACCATCAACGGCAAGAGCCACTTCGGCATCAACAGCCCGTTCGGCGGCACCAAACAGTCCGGTCTGGGCTACCGCAACGGTGAAGAGGGCTACAAGGAGTATCTGGAGGCCAAGACCATCGGCATGCCAGACCAGTGA
- a CDS encoding nuclear transport factor 2 family protein has translation MSQRVGDLLEIENLLTRYCRAVDSQDWALYRSMFTADARVDYSAAGLFVGTCDDAVAYLTRHQKSITVGMHYLTNVESRFDGQTAHVVAMWFNAVALPGKSDISFFGGRWHDEMTRTPEGWRIRDLRLEVTG, from the coding sequence ATGTCGCAGCGCGTCGGCGACCTTCTCGAGATCGAGAACCTGCTGACGCGGTACTGCCGCGCGGTCGATTCCCAGGACTGGGCGCTGTACCGGTCGATGTTCACCGCCGATGCGCGGGTGGACTATTCGGCGGCGGGTCTGTTCGTCGGCACCTGTGACGACGCGGTCGCCTACCTGACCCGGCATCAGAAGTCGATCACCGTGGGGATGCACTACCTCACCAACGTAGAGAGCCGGTTCGACGGCCAGACCGCCCATGTGGTGGCGATGTGGTTCAACGCCGTTGCGCTGCCTGGGAAGTCGGACATCAGCTTCTTCGGCGGGCGCTGGCACGACGAGATGACGCGGACCCCCGAAGGGTGGCGGATCCGCGACCTGCGACTGGAGGTGACGGGATGA
- a CDS encoding nuclear transport factor 2 family protein translates to MTTAARLTDEMEIRALLSRYARGVDTKDWELYRSVFTEDAVIDYSSAGIPPGSRDEIVELFRAAFEPIPWTMHYITNVEITDFSAGADGETATVRAMFYNPMQLPGMAEQSTCGGYYHHDLVRTPEGWRSRHLREDNVWFVNRPGAAVGQL, encoded by the coding sequence ATGACCACTGCGGCACGGCTGACCGACGAGATGGAGATCCGGGCGCTGCTGAGCCGGTACGCCCGCGGCGTGGACACCAAGGACTGGGAGTTGTACCGGTCGGTGTTCACCGAGGACGCGGTGATCGACTACTCATCGGCCGGCATCCCGCCGGGATCGCGGGACGAGATCGTCGAGTTGTTCCGCGCGGCGTTCGAGCCGATTCCGTGGACGATGCACTACATCACCAACGTCGAGATCACCGACTTCAGCGCCGGCGCCGATGGCGAAACTGCCACGGTCCGCGCGATGTTCTACAACCCGATGCAGTTGCCCGGCATGGCCGAGCAGAGCACCTGCGGCGGCTACTACCACCACGACCTCGTCCGCACCCCCGAGGGTTGGCGCAGCAGGCACCTGCGTGAGGACAACGTGTGGTTCGTCAACAGACCGGGGGCGGCGGTCGGTCAGCTCTGA